The proteins below come from a single Eucalyptus grandis isolate ANBG69807.140 chromosome 3, ASM1654582v1, whole genome shotgun sequence genomic window:
- the LOC104439918 gene encoding G-type lectin S-receptor-like serine/threonine-protein kinase At1g61550 codes for MTLHLCSLLVFSLLQALQSNTIYSITASSPLFQHQTLVSSSQIFELRFFTPKGSTKQYVGIQYKKMTPSKVVWVANRDKPLGPTDQSASLIIGEDGNLKLFDGRQNTVWSTNVMAKSNYSEALLSDFGNFVLQDREKNIMWESFDEPTDTLLPSMKIGVNVKKGKKLNLTSWKGEDDPSLGSFVVGVTSEKAPQLFTWNGSSPYWRSGQWEKTKFNGIPNITNINYDLQQDNVQGTTYYYLKNNSPFFHYFFITSEGSLKSVYWSDVWTKYWEAPTPTTPCEIYGICGPFGVCNPSSSPMCRCLEGFKPRSDEEWNRGNWTRGCLRKMELNCQKSASATASTTMEKDKFVQMRQIKLPDSANHLLIDNAEGCQSWCLENCSCLAFSYVNAIGCMAWSKDLLDTQQFSMGGEDLFIRLVDASAGVDTGVPTRTKLIIILSTISGIILFGAGISVCGLSKWRGKFRKMTIPRLVTSEDLLRDTAWKDQMKEDDTSKLVVYDFDSIRLATDNFNVKNKLGQGGFGPVYKGKLNDGKEIAAKRLSSSSGQGIAEFKNEILLISKLQHRNLVRLLGCCIEGEEKILVYEYLPNKSLDTFLFDSKEKAKLSWSVRFHIIQGVARGLLYLHRDSCLRVIHRDLKVSNILLDEKMNPKISDFGLSRMFEGTQVLVNTHKIVGTRGYMSPEYAMGGIFSEKSDVYSFGVLLLEIISGKKNTSLDYPGQHLNLLSYAWHLWCEDKGLDLMDEGIADAFLVSEVMRCIQLGLLCTQDHAKDRPNMFAVVLMLNGESNLSQPKQPTYTFSRSHESPSQQESIRSINTITITTVEGR; via the exons ATGACTCTGCACTTGTGTTCTTTGCTTGTCTTCTCCCTGCTTCAAGCACTTCAAAGCAACACAATTTACAGCATAACTGCATCAAGTCCACTGTTTCAGCACCAAACCCTTGTCTCTAGCAGTCAAATCTTTGAGCTCAGGTTCTTCACGCCTAAAGGATCAACAAAGCAGTACGTAGGAATACAGTACAAGAAAATGACTCCCTCTAAAGTTGTCTGGGTGGCCAACAGGGACAAGCCACTTGGACCTACAGATCAATCTGCAAGTTTAATAATTGGCGAAGATGGAAATCTGAAGCTTTTTGATGGGCGACAAAACACTGTGTGGTCTACTAATGTCATGGCAAAGTCGAATTATTCTGAAGCACTGCTTTCAGACTTTGGAAACTTTGTTCTTCAAGACAGGGAAAAGAATATAATGTGGGAAAGCTTTGATGAGCCAACAGATACTCTCTTGCCAAGCATGAAGATTGGAGTAAAtgtgaaaaaaggaaagaaactaaACTTGACTTCCTGGAAAGGCGAAGATGATCCCTCACTCGGAAGCTTTGTCGTGGGAGTGACATCGGAGAAAGCACCTCAGCTTTTCACTTGGAATGGATCAAGTCCTTACTGGAGAAGTGGACAGTGGGAAAAAACCAAGTTCAATGGAATACCAAACATAACCAACATAAACTACGATCTGCAACAAGATAATGTCCAGGGAACCACATATTATTACCTCAAGAATAACAGCCCCTTCTTTCACTATTTTTTCATCACTTCTGAAGGATCTCTAAAGTCAGTTTATTGGTCCGATGTCTGGACGAAATACTGGGAGGCACCAACACCAACTACACCTTGTGAAATTTATGGAATATGTGGCCCCTTTGGAGTTTGCAATCCGTCTAGTTCACCCATGTGCAGATGCTTAGAAGGTTTTAAACCTAGATCAGATGAAGAATGGAACAGAGGAAACTGGACCAGAGGGTGCCTTaggaaaatggaattgaattgTCAGAAATCTGCAAGTGCAACAGCTTCAACAACTATGGAAAAAGATAAGTTCGTGCAAATGAGACAAATAAAATTGCCAGATTCCGCCAATCATTTGTTGATAGATAATGCGGAAGGATGTCAAAGTTGGTGCCTAGAAAACTGCTCGTGCTTGGCCTTTTCTTATGTGAATGCTATAGGATGTATGGCTTGGAGTAAAGACCTCCTAGATACTCAGCAATTCTCCATGGGTGGCGAAGATCTATTTATTCGACTTGTGGATGCGAGTGCAGGTGTGGATACAG GTGTACCTACGCGGACAAAACTTATCATCATCCTAAGTACTATTTCTGGCATCATTTTATTTGGAGCTGGTATTTCAGTATGTGGTCTTTCAAAGTGGAgag GGaagtttaggaaaatgacaatccCAAGGCTCGTTACATCAGAAGATTTGCTAAGGGACACTGCTTGGAAAGACCAAATGAAGGAAGATGATACATCAAAATTGGTCGTTTATGACTTTGATAGCATACGCCTCGCAACAGACAACTTCAACGTGAAAAACAAACTCGGGCAGGGAGGGTTTGGCCCGGTTTATAAG GGAAAACTGAACGATGGTAAGGAGATAGCAGCAAAGAGACTTTCAAGCAGCTCAGGCCAAGGCATAGCGGAGTTCAAGAATGAGATTCTTCTAATTTCCAAACTTCAACACCGAAATCTAGTGAGACTCCTTGGTTGCTGCATTGAGGGAGAGGAAAAGATTCTAGTGTATGAGTACTTGCCCAACAAGAGCTTGGACACCTTCCTCTTTG ATTCAAAAGAGAAGGCAAAACTTAGTTGGAGTGTACGCTTCCACATTATCCAGGGGGTCGCCAGAGGGCTGCTTTACCTCCACCGCGATTCTTGCCTTAGAGTCATACATCGGGATTTGAAAGTGAGCAACATTCTCTTGGATGAAAAGATGAATCccaagatttcagattttgggcTGTCACGGATGTTTGAAGGCACTCAAGTTTTGGTAAATACTCACAAAATTGTGGGGACACG TGGTTACATGTCTCCAGAGTATGCCATGGGTGGGATATTTTCTGAGAAATCtgatgtttatagctttggAGTACTGCTATTGGAGATAATCAGCGGCAAGAAGAACACAAGTTTAGATTACCCAGGGCAACATCTCAATCTCCTCTCTTAT GCTTGGCACTTGTGGTGTGAAGACAAAGGATTAGATCTAATGGATGAAGGCATTGCCGATGCATTTTTGGTGTCAGAAGTGATGAGATGCATTCAGTTAGGGCTTCTCTGTACGCAAGACCATGCCAAAGATAGACCCAACATGTTTGCCGTGGTTCTAATGCTGAATGGGGAGTCCAATCTTTCACAGCCAAAGCAACCGACATATACATTTTCACGCTCGCACGAATCCCCATCACAACAAGAAAGCATCCGGTCGATTAATACCATCACCATTACTACAGTTGAAGGAagataa
- the LOC104437766 gene encoding ER membrane protein complex subunit 1 translates to MAAIGTRVLSVLLFLSLSNLASSLYEDQVGLMDWHQKYIGKVKHAVFHTQKAGRKRVVVSTEQNVIASLDLRHGDIYWRHVLGADDAIDGIDIALGKYVITLSSGGSILRAWNLPDGQLVWESILKGSNPSKIMLIVPTSFRVDRENLIFAFAGGCLHAVSSIDGEIIWRKDFAAKSLEVQQVIQAPAEETVRVLGYVESSQFHAYEINPRKGDEIKHVNVDFPGGLSADTVLVSDDVLVALDATRSVLLTILFQDGEINFRKTQILSLVDDSHGVVEILPCKLADMFALKTNKFLVLAKVMDGGVVELVEKIKEAAALSDAVSLSESQQAIALARHENQKLHIIIKPVHDWNIDLLKETIKIDNQRGLVHKVFINNYVRTDRSYGFRALIVMEDHSLLLIQQGEIVWCREDGLASVIDVTTSELPVEKDGVSVSKVEQSLFEWLKGHILKLKGTLMLASPEDVAAIQNMRLKSSEKSKMTRDHNGFRKLLIVLTGSGKVFALHTGDGRIVWSLLVQSLRKSEKCDYPTGLRIYPWQVPHHHAMDENPSVLVVGRCGPSDDAPGLLSFIDAYKGEELDSLVPIHSIVQVIPLPFTDSTEQRLHLLVDANQRAHLYPRSPKALTIFRSEISNIYWYSVEADNGIIRGHVSKGSCSHDEDEYCFDPKDLWSVVLPAESEKIVASETHKINEVVHTQAKAIADQDVMYKYISKNLLFLATTAPKGSGEIGSATPEESWLVVYLIDTITGRILHRMTHQGSQAPVHAVFSENWVVYHYFNLRAHRYEMSVVEIYDQSRADNKDVLKLVVGKHNLTSPVSLYSRPEVTAKSQSYFFTHSVKAITVTSTAKGITSKQLLIGTIGDQVLALDKRYLDPRRTVNPTQAEKEEGMIPLTDSLPIIPQSYVTHALKVEGLRGIVTVPAKLESTTLVFTYGVDLFFTRLAPSRTYDSLTEDFSYALLLITIAALIVAIFVTWIWSERKDLQEKWR, encoded by the exons ATGGCGGCGATCGGGACCCGCGTCCTCTCCGTCCTGCTCTTCCTGTCGTTATCGAATCTCGCCTCCTCGCTCTACGAAGATCAGGTCGGCCTCATGGATTG GCATCAAAAGTACATTGGGAAAGTGAAGCACGCGGTTTTTCACACTCAGAAGGCTGGTCGAAAGCGCGTGGTGGTGTCCACGGAGCAGAATGTCATAGCATCGCTTGATCTCCGCCATGGTGATATAT ATTGGAGACATGTTCTCGGTGCTGATGATGCCATTGATGGAATTGATATTGCTCTTGGAAAAT ATGTCATTACCCTATCGTCAGGTGGAAGTATTCTGAGAGCTTGGAATCTTCCTGATGGACAATTAGTTTGGGAGTCCATTTTGAAGGGCTCAAACCCCTCAAAGATAATGTTAATCGTGCCG ACGAGTTTCAGAGTTGATagggaaaatttaatttttgcttttgccGGAGGGTGTCTCCATGCTGTTTCTAGCATTGATGGTGAAATTATTTGGAGAAAGGATTTTGCTGCTAAAAG CTTAGAGGTTCAGCAGGTTATCCAGGCTCCTGCAGAGGAGACTGTACGTGTTCTGGGATATGTCGAATCTTCCCAGTTTCATGCATATGAAATCAATCCCAGAAAGGGAGACGAGATCAAGCATGTAAATGTTGATTTTCCTGGTGGCCTTTCTGCGGATACCGTGCTAGTTTCAGATGATGTTCTTGTGGCGTTGGATGCCACTAGATCAGTTTTACTAACGATACTCTTCCAAGATGGAGAAATCAACTTCCGAAAGACACAGATCTTGAGTTTAGTTGATGATTCTCATGGGGTGGTAGAGATATTACCTTGTAAGCTTGCTGATATGTTTGCTCTGAAAACAAATAAGTTCCTAGTCCTTGCCAAAGTGATGGATGGAGGTGTAGTGGAGTTGGTTGAAAAAATTAAGGAAGCAGCAGCTCTCAGTGATGCTGTTTCATTATCAGAGAGCCAACAGGCTATTGCACTCGCTCGACATGAAAATCAGAAGCTCCACATTATCATAAAACCTGTTCATGACTGGAATATAGATTTGCTGAAGGAGACCATTAAGATCGACAACCAGAGAGGTCTGGTCCATAAGGTCTTCATAAACAACTATGTTAGGACAGACAGGTCTTATGGGTTTAGGGCCTTAATTGTCATGGAAGATCATTCATTATTATTGATCCAACAGGGTGAGATAGTTTGGTGTAGGGAGGATGGCCTTGCATCAGTGATAGATGTAACAACCTCTGAGCTACCTGTGGAGAAAGATGGCGTCTCAGTATCAAAAGTGGAACAGAGTCTCTTCGAATGGCTTAAG GGGCACATTCTGAAGCTCAAGGGGACTTTGATGCTTGCAAGCCCTGAGGATGTAGCAGCAATACAAAACATGAGGTTGAAAAGCTCTGAGAAGAGCAAAATGACCAGAGACCACAATGGTTTCCGCAAGTTGCTCATAGTGCTTACTGGGTCTGGCAAAGTCTTCGCATTGCACACAGGAGATGGAAGAATTGTTTGGTCTCTCTTGGTACAATCACTACGTAAATCTGAAAAGTGTGATTATCCAACTGGGCTCCGTATTTATCCATGGCaggttcctcatcatcatgcGATGGATGAGAATCCATCCGTTCTCGTTGTTGGTCGGTGTGGACCAAGTGATGATGCACCAGGCCTTCTCTCTTTCATTGATGCCTACAAGGGCGAGGAGCTCGATTCTTTGGTTCCTATACATTCTATAGTGCAAGTTATTCCTCTGCCATTTACAGATTCAACAGAACAGCGTCTTCATTTACTTGTAGATGCTAACCAGCGAGCCCACCTGTACCCTAGATCTCCAAAGGCTTTAACTATCTTCCGTTCTGAAATCTCGAATATATACTGGTATTCAGTTGAAGCTGATAATGGCATCATCAGGGGGCACGTATCTAAGGGTTCTTGTAGTCATGATGAGGATGAATACTGTTTTGATCCCAAAGACTTATGGTCAGTTGTACTCCCTGCAGAATCAGAAAAGATTGTCGCAAGTGAGACGCATAAAATAAACGAG gtggttcacactcaGGCAAAGGCGATAGCTGACCAAGATGTGATGTACAAGTATATATCAAAAAATCTACTGTTTCTGGCAACAACTGCACCAAAAGGTAGTGGTGAAATTGGCTCAGCTACCCCCGAGGAGTCATGGCTGGTAGTATATCTTATTGATACCATTACTGGTCGTATATTGCACCGCATGACTCATCAAGGCTCACAAGCTCCAGTCCATGCT GTTTTTAGTGAGAACTGGGTTGTCTACCACTATTTCAATCTTAGAGCACACAGATATGAAATGTCAGTTGTTGAGATTTATGATCAGTCTCGGGCG GATAACAAAGATGTTTTGAAGCTAGTTGTGGGGAAACATAATCTTACTTCACCTGTATCTTTGTATTCTCGGCCAGAGGTTACAGCAAAATCACAGTCGTACTTTTTTACTCACTCAGTGAAAGCTATAACTGTGACATCAACTGCCAAAGGCATTACTTCGAAGCAGCTTCTAATCGGTACAATTGGCGATCAG GTATTGGCTTTGGATAAGCGATATCTAGATCCTCGCCGTACTGTTAATCCTACACAAgctgagaaagaagaaggaatgaTACCCCTCACGGATTCTCTGCCAATTATTCCTCAG TCTTATGTGACACATGCCCTTAAAGTTGAAGGTCTTCGAGGCATAGTAACAGTTCCTGCAAAGCTGGAGTCAACGACCCTTGTCTTTACATACGGCGTTGATCTCTTTTTCACCCGGCTTGCACCATCAAGGACCTATGATTCACTCACTGAGGACTTCAGCTATGCTTTACTTCTCATTACAATAGCCGCACTCATTGTGGCGATCTTCGTAACATGGATCTGGTCCGAGAGGAAAGATTTGCAAGAGAAATGGAGGTGA